In the Salvia splendens isolate huo1 chromosome 16, SspV2, whole genome shotgun sequence genome, TTAGCCTACCAAGACACGCTCTACGTCCACTCCAATCGCAATTTCTTCATAAACTGCCTCATAGCCGGCACGGTTGACTTTATCTTTGGAAATGCAGCCTCTGTGTTTCAAGATTGTGACATCCATGCCCGCCGCCCTAATTCAGGCCAGAAGAACATGGTCACAGCCCATGGCCGCACCGATCCAAACCAGAACACGGGCATCGTGATCCAGAAAAGTAGGATTGGTGCGACTTCGGACTTGCAATCCGTCCAGAAGAGCTTCCCCACGTATCTGGGACGACCGTGGAAGGAATATTCTAGGACCATCATCATGCAGTCGTCCATAACGGACGTGATAGACCCGGTCGGGTGGCACGTGTGGAGTGGCGATTTTGCCCTTGACACTCTGACTTATAGAGAGTACCAAAACACTGGGGCGGGGGCATCCACGTCGGACAGGGTTGATTGGAAAGGGTACAAAGTGATCACGAGCACGGCGGAGGCGGAGGGCTACACGCCGGGGGAGTTCGTCGCCGGTGGGAGTTGGTTGCCTTCAACTACCTTCCCTTATTCACTAGGGCTGTGATTATTGTGTGTGTGAAATATTATTTGATGAGACTTGTTTCATTATTGTGGCCCATATATATTGCCCATAACTAAGGGCTTTTTGAGTTGAATTAATAATCCTAAGTATGTATattcactttcactttttaGTGGCTTTGTGGCAAAATTAAGAATAACTTTGTACTCTTGTGGATTGTAAAAATAAACATACGGAGTACTAAAAAATGTGAGTTTATTATTCAAGGCCCATCTTGTTACTGAAATAATTAATTGGAGTATTGTTCCAAAAGGCCATCAAAATTCGCTAAACACTATAGGAGTACAATTCTTGAAGGACCAATCCAAGCCCATATTTTTACAATATGGACTTTTTTTTGGCCCACCATGGACCAATTTATGGTTAGTGATCTGATCATTTTTTACATCTCTATCAAaaactataaaaaattaaaccaaataaaaatatttgaggTGGGATCATGTTTTGTGAGGTAAAAATGTTTTATGTATAAAACCAATAACTCTTGTTTAGAGATAGAGTTGCAATAAATTTTCACAAATATTTTAATAGAAAAACCACTATGATATTGATAGTAGAAAAAGGTTTTTTAACACACACAGCATATCAATAGTATAACCAAAAGTGGGACCCAAATTATAGGCCATATCTGCaaagaaaaattatatttagCGGTATCAAGTTTGGTGGGCAAGAAATCCATAAACAATTCATCACTCTTCGGCATCTGTGGCAAAAAAGATTAAATCTTTGGGCAGCAGCGGAAATACCCCAGCAATTCCTGTCACGCAAACTCCAAAATGAGGAAATTTGCCGCtgaaaaatccaaaaatttatTAGCCCACAGGAAATTCCTGGCTGGCGGTTTGCAGCATCCCACCGCTTCTTCTTCACTCGTCTCGTCACATTCACATCATAATCTGCTGCCTTATTCGTCGCTTCTCCTGCGTTTACTGACCACTACTGCTGCGAATCCCCCTGCCCCTTCTGAATCCATGTCTTCTGATTATTCCTCCACTCCTGTGAAGATTGATTCCATCAATCCCAAGGTGATTTTATTGGGGTTccccttatttttatttttttggtgtttgttttattaattgtgTTTTGGATTTTGGGGATGATTCTGAATTTGTGCCAATTTTTAGTTGAGTTGACTTTGTTTTTGTGTTGAGGTACAGTGAGCTGACCACTAATCTCAATCCGCTTTATTTTGTACAGGTTTTCTACTTTCTTGGTTGATTAATTTGATTAGATTCTGCAGATTCTTGTTTAACTGAGCTTTTGGAATTTGGACTATCACTTTCCACTAAAAAAGTAATCTTTTGTCCATGTTAATTGGTTATGGCTTGAGTGCTAAGCGTTTCGTAGGTGAATTAGGTGTTCTATGATTCAATATCCACTGTGTGACTGTGTGCAAAGAATGTGATACCGTCTCTCAGATTTGTTCCCTTTTCTTTTCATGGGGTTGCTTAGTGTCTCTGCATTTAATTGCTTTTTCAAATACTAATGTTGGTGGAAAACTTGTACTAATAATTGAACTTCTTTACCAGGTTTTGGAGTGTGAGTATGCAGTCCGCGGTGAAATCGTGAACCTTGCCCAGGTAAACGAGTTCGCCCCCTATCGTGTTGCGATGCTTCATCTCTTCTGTGAACTCTGAGCCTGgttgttattttttttcccttttgaCAGAAATTGCAAGAAGATTTGAAGGTCAATCCGGATTCTCATCCTTTCGATGAGGTGGGTATCCTACTTGAGTTGCTATGATGTGTGAAGTATGCTAGAAATTTGATCCACTTGTTGTATGAATTAAAAAGCGAGGATAAAACAAGTAGGATCTTCGAATTTTCTTGAATGTGTTTTTAGAGTATGAAGTGTTTTTTAGTGACTGTAGAAGCTTGCTTTGGTGATTATAATCTCCATGAAGGTCTTGGTGCTGTTACAGTTTACTAGAATCACAATGAAATTGATCTAAAAACTGCTTTTGTTCATCTGATCGAACGTTTTGGTCTTGAATGTGTTTATAGAATATGATGGGTGATTTTTAGTGCTTGTTTTGGTGATTATAATCTCCACAAAAGTTTGGTGGTGTTACAGTTTACTAGAACCGCAATGACTCTGATCGAAAAACTGATTTTGTTAATTTTCCTCATTGTTACGCAGATCATATACTGCAATATTGGAAACCCTCAATCTCTTGGCCAGCAGCCAATCACCTTTTTCAGAGAGGTGTGTATACTGTAATGGTGAAACGAACTTCAAAATTTTGTCGTTACTGTATTTAAAACATCATATCATCTGTTATTTCAGGTCCTTGCTTTATGTGATCATCCTGCCATTTTGGATAAAGGTGAAACACAGGGGATATTTAGGTAAATTTGTCAAAACTGCATCTACCTAACATTTATTGGTTAGATTTGTTATGCTTTTAAAGTTTTTAGTTGTTTAAGTTATGCGTCTGCCCTcttcaaagtatcttgatatgTGTAGTTCCAACGAGATTTTAGCACTGTTTTTTTCGAATGTATATATGTGAAGCACTTAGTTTTGGTAGAATCTTCGATTTGCTAACAAAATCTATGTTGTGGATGGCTAGCGCTGATTCCATCGAGCGGGCATTTCAGATACTTGACCAGATTCCTGGACGAGCCACTGGAGCCTATAGCCACAGCCAGGTAATAACGGGCACTTTTGAGACCTAACTCACCAGATGAATCTATGGCTCATTCACTGATATATTGAAGTTTATTGTCTTGTACTCATCAAAATAGGGTATCAAAGGCCTGCGCGACACAATATGCGCTGGCATTGAAGCTCGTGATGGATTCCCAGCTGATCCAAATGATATCTTCTTGACAGATGGTGCAAGCCCTGCGGTATTCACAAATCCTTATATATCTATATTCTATCACCGTTGAGACGAAACGGGTACTGATTCTAGATACAACGATGTCTGCATTTATTTTCAGGTGCATATGATGATGCAGCTATTGATAAGATCGAAAAATGACGGCATCCTTTGTCCTATTCCTCAGTACCCTCTGTATTCCGCTTCGATTGCCCTGCATGGAGGCTCTCTCGTATGTTTCacatacttttttttctctaaaatGAAGGATGATAGAAAGTCATCACATCATTTTTTTTGTCTCATAGGTTCCTTATTATCTCGACGAGGCAACAGGATGGGGTTTGGAAGTCTCTGATGTTAAGAAGCAGTTGGAAACTGCCAGATCAAAGGGCATCGACGTCAGGGCTTTAGTCGTTATAAATCCTGGCAATCCCACCGGGCAGGTAAAAAATGGTTGATCCTCGTGTTTCTTCAATCTAATCGACGCTCGTGATTCCCA is a window encoding:
- the LOC121771792 gene encoding alanine aminotransferase 2-like produces the protein MRKFAAEKSKNLLAHRKFLAGGLQHPTASSSLVSSHSHHNLLPYSSLLLRLLTTTAANPPAPSESMSSDYSSTPVKIDSINPKVLECEYAVRGEIVNLAQKLQEDLKVNPDSHPFDEIIYCNIGNPQSLGQQPITFFREVLALCDHPAILDKGETQGIFSADSIERAFQILDQIPGRATGAYSHSQGIKGLRDTICAGIEARDGFPADPNDIFLTDGASPAVHMMMQLLIRSKNDGILCPIPQYPLYSASIALHGGSLVPYYLDEATGWGLEVSDVKKQLETARSKGIDVRALVVINPGNPTGQVLAESNQQQIVEFCKKEGLVLLADEVYQENVYVPDKHFHSFKKVARSMGYGEKDISLVSFQSVSKGYYGECGKRGGYMEVTGFAPEIREQMYKLASVNLCSNISGQILASLVMSPPKVGDESYESYTAERDAILSSLARRAKTLEDALNSLEGVTCNRAEGAMYLFPRITLPNKAIEAAKAVKTAPDAFYARRLLNATGVVVVPGSGFGQVPGTWHFRCTILPQEDRIPAIVSRLTEFHKAFMNEYRD